The Lentisphaerota bacterium genome contains the following window.
AGCGTGTGAAAAAGTCGTATCCTGTATGCATCTTATTGCGCCCGCCAGCCAGTAGCCAGTGTTGCACTGGCTACTGGCTGGCGGGAAAATCGTTCCCTCGTGTGAAAGCAAGGGCATTGTGGCACAGGACGGACGGTCGTTCAGGAACTTTTCGATCCGATTCAGATCCGCCTCGCCGATGGCCGCGAACGACTCGCTCTTCGGGTACAGACGGCGGATCAGCCCGTTCGTGTTCTCGTTCGTCCCCCGCTCCCAGGAATGGTACGGGCGGGCGAAGAACACGTCCGACTTCAAAGCCGTCGCGATCTCGGCGTGGCGGGCGAACTCCTTGCCGTTGTCGAACGTGATGCCCGTGCAGGCCACGCCGACGGCGGCGAGCAGCCGGATGATTCCGGCCTTCACCTCGTCGGACTCCTTGGTAGCCGACCGGCCCACCAGCGTGTAGCGCGTCACCCGCTCCACCAGCGTCACCAGGTAGCCAGTCGCGTTCGCCCCGACCACTAGGTCGCCCTCCCAGTGCCCGACCGTGATCCGCAATTCGATCTCAGGCGGGCACGTCTCGATCCCCCGCCTCCCCGGGATCACGCCGCGCCCGCGCCCCTCCTGCCGCAGGCAGCGGCGTTTGCGCTTGCGCTTCGCGCGCGGGAGCCTCTACCACAGGTCGCCGCCGGCCTTCGCGTCCTCGTACACGTGCTTGTAGATCGTCTCCTTACACACATGCGGCCGCCCCTCCAGTTCCGCACGCCCGCAGATCGCCTCCGGCGTCCAGCCTTTCCTGAGCTTCTCTTCCGCGTCTAGCCGCACGACCTCGGTGAACCGCCTCGGACCCGGACGCATCGCACGTTCCTCGGCCAGCTCCTGCGCCTGTTTCGGCCGATAACCCTTCCCACCTGTGTTCCGAAACACCTCACGGCTTATCGTGCTCGCCGTCCGCCGCAGCAGCCTCGCTATCTCACGGACCCCATTTCCCGCTTGCCGCAGC
Protein-coding sequences here:
- a CDS encoding IS30 family transposase; this encodes MSYTRVTDIERSQIYVLRQAGNGVREIARLLRRTASTISREVFRNTGGKGYRPKQAQELAEERAMRPGPRRFTEVVRLDAEEKLRKGWTPEAICGRAELEGRPHVCKETIYKHVYEDAKAGGDLW